Proteins from one Amycolatopsis benzoatilytica AK 16/65 genomic window:
- a CDS encoding acetyl/propionyl/methylcrotonyl-CoA carboxylase subunit alpha codes for MIQNLLVANRGEIARRVFRSCRDAGIGTVAVFSDADADAPHVRESDVAVRLPGNAPGETYLRGELIVKAAADAGADAVHPGYGFLSENAGFARAVLDAGLTWVGPPPAAIETMGSKVESKRLMAAAGVPVLSELDPAGVTEADLPLLVKASAGGGGRGMRVVRELGELAEAVQSARAEAGSAFGDPTVFCERYLETGRHIEVQVLADAHGTVWAVGERECSIQRRHQKVVEEAPSPFVDDAMRAELFDAARKAAQAIDYVGAGTVEFLAGPDGRFYFLEMNTRLQVEHPVTENVTGLDLVALQLSVVQGARLPAEPPAANGHSIEVRLYAEDPSAGWQPQSGTLHTFDVPGVDREFTHGSGLRLDSGVESGSVIGVHYDPMLAKVISWAPTRDEAARRLAAALAGAKIHGVVTNRDLLVRILRHEAFLAGETDTAFFDRHGLSALAAPLATVDTERWSALAAALADAAENRSAATALGRIPSGWRNVRSAGQRKVYVRGEHRHEVVYSLTRGVLHAEGYDDVVLVSAAPGEVVLDVSGVRRSFAIVRSGPVSYVDSSAGAVTLTAEPRFADPDSALAAGSLVAPMPGTVVRLAVTAGDSVRAGDPLLWLEAMKMEHRISAPADGVVAELPVEVGQQVEVGAVLAVVGETE; via the coding sequence ATGATCCAGAATCTGCTGGTCGCCAATCGCGGCGAGATCGCGCGCCGGGTGTTCCGCAGCTGCCGGGACGCCGGAATCGGCACGGTAGCGGTGTTTTCCGACGCGGACGCCGACGCGCCGCACGTGCGGGAGTCCGACGTCGCCGTCCGGCTGCCCGGCAACGCGCCGGGCGAGACGTATCTGCGGGGCGAGCTGATCGTCAAAGCCGCCGCGGACGCCGGCGCGGACGCGGTCCATCCCGGCTACGGCTTCCTGTCCGAAAATGCCGGGTTCGCCCGCGCGGTTCTCGACGCCGGGCTGACCTGGGTCGGCCCGCCGCCCGCCGCGATCGAGACCATGGGCTCCAAAGTGGAGTCGAAGCGGCTGATGGCGGCCGCCGGGGTGCCGGTGCTGTCCGAATTGGACCCGGCCGGGGTGACCGAGGCCGACCTGCCGTTGCTGGTCAAGGCTTCGGCCGGCGGTGGCGGGCGCGGCATGCGCGTGGTTCGCGAGCTGGGCGAGCTGGCTGAAGCCGTGCAGAGCGCTCGCGCGGAAGCGGGATCGGCGTTCGGCGATCCGACGGTGTTCTGCGAGCGGTATCTCGAAACCGGGCGGCACATCGAGGTCCAGGTGCTCGCCGACGCGCACGGCACGGTCTGGGCGGTGGGCGAGCGGGAGTGCTCCATCCAGCGCCGGCACCAGAAGGTGGTCGAAGAAGCGCCATCGCCCTTTGTGGACGATGCGATGCGCGCCGAACTGTTCGACGCGGCGCGCAAGGCCGCCCAGGCGATCGACTACGTCGGCGCGGGCACCGTCGAGTTCCTCGCCGGGCCGGACGGCCGGTTCTATTTCCTGGAGATGAACACGCGGCTGCAGGTCGAGCATCCGGTGACCGAGAACGTCACCGGGCTGGACCTGGTGGCGCTGCAGCTGTCGGTGGTTCAGGGCGCGCGGCTGCCGGCGGAACCGCCGGCCGCGAACGGGCATTCGATCGAGGTGCGGCTGTACGCCGAGGATCCGTCGGCGGGCTGGCAGCCGCAGAGCGGGACGCTGCACACCTTCGACGTGCCCGGAGTGGACCGCGAGTTCACGCACGGGTCCGGGCTCCGGCTCGACTCCGGGGTGGAGTCCGGTTCGGTCATCGGCGTCCACTACGACCCGATGCTGGCGAAGGTCATCTCCTGGGCCCCGACCCGGGACGAGGCCGCCCGCCGGCTCGCGGCCGCGCTGGCCGGGGCGAAGATCCACGGGGTGGTGACCAACCGCGACCTGCTGGTGCGGATTCTCCGGCACGAGGCTTTCCTGGCCGGGGAGACCGACACCGCGTTCTTCGACCGGCACGGACTGTCCGCGTTGGCGGCCCCGCTGGCCACTGTGGACACCGAACGGTGGTCCGCGCTCGCGGCCGCACTGGCCGACGCCGCCGAGAATCGCTCGGCCGCCACCGCACTGGGACGAATTCCGAGCGGATGGCGGAACGTGCGGTCCGCTGGGCAGCGCAAGGTGTATGTCCGGGGCGAGCACCGCCACGAGGTCGTCTACTCCTTGACTCGCGGTGTACTGCATGCCGAGGGCTACGACGACGTCGTGCTGGTCTCCGCTGCCCCTGGCGAGGTGGTCTTGGACGTCTCCGGCGTGCGCCGGAGCTTCGCCATCGTCCGATCCGGCCCAGTGTCCTATGTGGATTCTTCGGCGGGGGCCGTGACGCTGACGGCGGAACCGCGCTTCGCCGACCCCGATTCGGCGCTCGCCGCGGGCTCGCTGGTCGCGCCGATGCCCGGCACCGTCGTTCGCCTCGCGGTGACCGCCGGGGACAGCGTGCGGGCGGGAGATCCGTTGCTGTGGCTGGAGGCGATGAAGATGGAACACCGGATTTCGGCCCCGGCGGACGGCGTGGTCGCCGAACTGCCGGTCGAGGTCGGGCAACAGGTCGAGGTAGGCGCGGTGCTGGCTGTGGTGGGAGAGACCGAATGA
- a CDS encoding enoyl-CoA hydratase-related protein: MDSYAEITYEVAGKVATVLLDRPQARNGYTIRMADELAHALDRADRDEGVRAVVLGTTGKDFSVGADLSSGGFDFGDHPPEDWQEPAGRVSKRIFTMNKPVLAALRGASVGAGITITLSCDYRFASTDSKFGFVFTRRGIYPEGASAWFLPRLVGMGAAVDWMVSGRLFGPDEALQTGLVHQVHEPDETLAQAQAKAKEIAEATSPVAVAVTRQLLYRMASAPSPFDVHQVDSKLISELGSNPDAVEGIASFFQKRPPEFPLRVDRDLPPYLPWTNE; encoded by the coding sequence ATGGACTCCTATGCGGAGATCACCTACGAGGTCGCCGGCAAGGTCGCGACCGTCCTGCTCGACCGCCCGCAGGCGCGCAACGGCTACACCATCCGGATGGCCGACGAGCTCGCTCACGCGCTCGACCGGGCAGACCGGGACGAGGGCGTCCGCGCGGTCGTGCTCGGGACCACCGGCAAGGACTTCTCAGTCGGGGCCGACCTCTCCTCCGGCGGGTTCGACTTCGGCGACCATCCGCCGGAGGACTGGCAGGAACCCGCGGGCCGGGTGTCGAAGCGGATCTTCACCATGAACAAACCGGTGCTTGCCGCGTTGCGCGGGGCGTCCGTCGGGGCGGGCATCACCATCACGCTGTCCTGCGACTACCGGTTCGCCTCGACCGACTCGAAATTCGGCTTCGTCTTCACCCGCCGCGGGATCTACCCCGAAGGCGCGTCCGCGTGGTTCCTCCCCCGGCTCGTCGGGATGGGCGCGGCGGTCGACTGGATGGTCAGCGGACGGCTCTTCGGACCCGACGAAGCACTCCAGACCGGGCTCGTCCACCAGGTCCACGAGCCCGACGAGACCCTCGCGCAAGCACAAGCCAAGGCGAAGGAGATCGCCGAGGCCACCTCCCCGGTCGCGGTAGCGGTCACCCGGCAGCTGCTCTACCGGATGGCCTCGGCCCCGTCGCCCTTCGACGTCCACCAGGTGGACTCGAAGCTCATCTCCGAACTGGGCTCGAACCCCGACGCGGTCGAAGGCATCGCGTCCTTCTTCCAGAAACGCCCGCCCGAGTTCCCCCTGCGGGTAGACCGTGATCTGCCGCCATACCTGCCCTGGACCAACGAATGA
- a CDS encoding acetoacetate decarboxylase family protein, with protein MTEYPPEPWHLAADACISMWRVPAGELPALPAGAEPLLLGNQAAVFTAWIDYLPSGQLSYHELLSCVAVRGRGLAASITDIWVDSEISRAGGRELWGIPKELAAFTFTGGRTFTAATSDDWIATAAFTPRIGLPITLPVRFEIAQDRNGSLLRSPVEWRSKPRAAAADWSVNPAGPLGYLAGKRPVASAALTATKLRFGSCGR; from the coding sequence ATGACCGAATACCCACCCGAACCGTGGCACCTCGCCGCCGACGCGTGCATCTCGATGTGGCGGGTTCCCGCCGGCGAACTGCCCGCGTTGCCCGCCGGCGCCGAACCGCTCCTCCTCGGCAACCAGGCCGCCGTTTTCACCGCCTGGATCGACTACCTGCCGTCCGGCCAGCTGAGCTATCACGAACTCCTCTCCTGCGTCGCCGTCCGCGGCCGCGGGCTCGCCGCGTCGATCACCGACATCTGGGTGGACAGCGAGATCTCCCGCGCGGGCGGGCGCGAACTGTGGGGCATTCCGAAGGAGCTCGCGGCCTTCACCTTCACCGGCGGCCGCACCTTCACCGCGGCGACCTCCGACGACTGGATCGCCACCGCCGCCTTCACCCCGCGCATCGGGCTGCCGATCACCCTCCCGGTACGCTTCGAGATCGCTCAGGACCGCAACGGCAGCCTGCTGCGTAGCCCGGTCGAGTGGCGTTCCAAGCCCCGCGCGGCGGCTGCCGACTGGTCGGTCAACCCGGCCGGGCCGCTGGGCTACCTGGCCGGGAAACGGCCCGTGGCCAGCGCGGCACTGACCGCCACGAAGCTCCGTTTCGGATCTTGCGGTCGGTGA
- a CDS encoding acyclic terpene utilization AtuA family protein produces MSGAPLRVGNASGFYGDRFSAVREMLTGGPLDVLTGDYLAELTMLILGRDRMKDPARGYAKTFLRQMEENLGLAKEKGVRIVANAGGLNPAGLAGALRELVEKLGLDVRVAHVEGDDLIARADEFGFDSPLTANAYLGAWGIAECLNAGADVVVTGRVTDASVIVGPAAAHFGWARDDYDALAGAVAAGHVIECGAQATGGNYAFFREQPIGVPGFPIAEIHADGSSVITKHPGTGGVVSTGTVTAQLLYEITGARYANPDVTARFDTLSLSDAGPDRVRISGVRGEAPPSTLKVCLNRLGGFRNETTFVLTGLDIEEKAALVKQQLEGALAKRPPAEIRWTLARTDHRDADTEERASALLHVAVKDNDPKIAGRAFSGAAIELALASYPGFHVTAPPSDAAPFGVYSAAYVDAGAVPHVAVLPDGTKADIAPSADTLALSEVDEPELPEPLSAGKVRRAPLGLVAGARSGDKGGNANLGVWVRSEEAWRWLVHRLTVAEFRRLLPETERMPVTRHLLPNLWAMNFVVEGILGDGVASQARFDPQAKALGEWLRARELDIPEALL; encoded by the coding sequence GTGAGCGGCGCGCCGCTGCGCGTCGGGAACGCGTCCGGCTTCTACGGCGACCGGTTCTCCGCCGTGCGGGAAATGCTGACCGGCGGCCCGCTGGACGTGCTCACCGGCGACTATCTCGCCGAGCTGACCATGCTCATCCTCGGCCGCGACCGGATGAAGGACCCGGCGCGCGGCTACGCCAAGACGTTCCTCCGCCAGATGGAGGAGAATCTGGGGCTGGCGAAGGAAAAGGGCGTCCGGATCGTCGCGAACGCGGGCGGGCTCAACCCGGCAGGGCTCGCCGGCGCGTTGCGCGAGCTCGTCGAAAAGCTCGGTCTCGACGTCCGGGTCGCGCACGTCGAGGGCGACGATCTGATCGCGCGCGCCGACGAATTCGGCTTCGACAGCCCGTTGACCGCCAACGCTTATCTCGGTGCCTGGGGCATCGCCGAGTGCCTGAACGCGGGCGCGGACGTCGTGGTCACCGGCCGGGTGACCGACGCGTCGGTGATCGTCGGACCAGCGGCGGCGCATTTCGGCTGGGCGCGGGACGACTACGACGCGCTGGCCGGAGCGGTCGCGGCCGGCCACGTGATCGAGTGCGGCGCGCAGGCGACCGGCGGGAACTACGCGTTCTTCCGCGAGCAGCCGATCGGCGTGCCCGGGTTCCCGATCGCGGAGATCCACGCGGACGGGTCCAGCGTGATCACGAAACATCCGGGGACCGGCGGAGTGGTCAGCACCGGGACCGTCACCGCGCAGCTGCTCTACGAGATCACCGGCGCCCGGTATGCGAATCCCGACGTGACGGCCCGGTTCGACACCTTGTCCCTGTCCGATGCCGGGCCGGACCGGGTGCGGATCAGCGGGGTGCGCGGGGAAGCGCCCCCGTCGACGCTGAAGGTCTGCCTCAACCGGCTGGGCGGGTTCCGCAACGAGACGACGTTCGTCCTCACCGGACTGGACATCGAAGAGAAAGCCGCGCTGGTCAAGCAGCAGCTGGAAGGTGCGCTGGCGAAGCGGCCGCCGGCGGAGATCCGGTGGACGCTCGCGCGCACCGACCACCGGGACGCGGACACCGAGGAGCGCGCCAGCGCTTTGCTGCATGTGGCGGTGAAGGACAACGACCCGAAGATCGCCGGACGCGCGTTCAGCGGGGCGGCGATCGAGCTGGCCCTGGCGAGCTACCCGGGGTTCCATGTGACCGCTCCGCCGTCGGACGCGGCGCCGTTCGGGGTCTACTCGGCGGCCTATGTGGACGCGGGCGCGGTGCCGCACGTCGCAGTACTGCCGGACGGGACCAAAGCGGACATCGCCCCGTCTGCGGACACCCTGGCTTTGTCCGAAGTGGACGAGCCGGAACTGCCGGAACCGTTGTCCGCCGGGAAAGTGCGCCGGGCACCGCTCGGGCTGGTCGCCGGCGCACGGAGCGGGGACAAGGGCGGCAACGCGAATCTCGGCGTATGGGTGCGTTCCGAAGAGGCGTGGCGGTGGCTGGTCCACCGGCTGACCGTAGCGGAGTTCCGCCGGCTGCTGCCGGAAACCGAGAGGATGCCGGTCACCCGGCACCTGCTGCCGAACCTGTGGGCGATGAACTTCGTGGTCGAGGGAATTCTCGGCGACGGCGTCGCTTCGCAGGCCCGGTTCGATCCCCAGGCGAAAGCGCTCGGCGAATGGCTGCGGGCGCGCGAACTCGACATCCCGGAGGCGCTGCTGTGA
- a CDS encoding acyl-CoA carboxylase subunit beta, with protein sequence MTTIRSTVDTRAGEFAANREAMLEKLAEIDAEQAKAVAGGGEKYVERHRKRGKLLARERIELLLDADSPFLELSPLAAWGSDYKVGASVITGIGVVEGVECLISASDPTVKGGASNPWTTKKSFRAADIAAQNRLPVINLVESGGADLPTQKEIFIPGGRIFRDLTRSSAAKVPTVALVFGNSTAGGAYLPGMSDYVVMVKERAKVFLGGPPLVKMATGEESDDESLGGAEMHARTSGLADYLAVDEQDAIRLGRSIIKRLNWTKQGPAAKPDYAEPLFDAEDLLGIVPADLKIPFDPREVIARVVDGSDFDEFKPLYGTSLVTGWASIHGYPVGILANAQGVLFGEESQKAAQFIQLANQIDTPLVFLHNTTGYMVGKEYEQSGIIKHGALMINAVSNSKVPHLSVLMGASYGAGHYGMCGRAYDPRFLFAWPSAKSAVMGPAQLAGVLSIVARAAAASRGQEYSEENDAAMRAMVENQIEAESMPMFLSGMLYDDGIIDPRDTRTVLGMSLSAIHNGPVKGVEGGFGVFRM encoded by the coding sequence ATGACCACCATAAGGTCCACAGTGGACACTCGGGCCGGCGAGTTCGCCGCGAACCGGGAGGCGATGCTCGAGAAGCTCGCCGAGATCGACGCCGAACAGGCCAAGGCGGTCGCGGGCGGCGGGGAGAAGTACGTCGAGCGGCACCGCAAGCGCGGCAAGCTGCTGGCGCGCGAACGGATCGAACTGCTGCTGGACGCGGATTCGCCGTTCCTGGAACTGTCGCCGCTGGCCGCGTGGGGCTCGGACTACAAGGTCGGCGCGAGCGTGATCACCGGGATCGGAGTCGTGGAAGGCGTCGAATGCCTGATCTCGGCCAGCGACCCGACCGTCAAGGGCGGCGCGAGCAACCCGTGGACCACCAAGAAGTCCTTCCGGGCGGCCGACATCGCGGCGCAGAACCGGCTGCCGGTGATCAACCTGGTCGAATCCGGCGGTGCGGATCTGCCCACCCAGAAGGAGATCTTCATTCCGGGCGGGCGGATCTTTCGTGACCTCACGAGGTCTTCGGCGGCGAAGGTGCCGACCGTCGCGCTGGTCTTCGGAAACTCGACCGCCGGCGGCGCGTACCTGCCCGGCATGTCCGACTACGTGGTGATGGTCAAGGAACGCGCCAAGGTGTTCCTCGGCGGACCGCCGCTGGTCAAAATGGCGACCGGCGAGGAGTCCGACGACGAATCGCTCGGCGGCGCGGAGATGCACGCCCGCACGTCCGGGCTCGCCGACTACCTCGCCGTCGACGAGCAGGACGCGATCCGGCTCGGCCGCAGCATCATCAAGCGGCTGAACTGGACCAAGCAGGGCCCGGCGGCCAAACCGGACTACGCCGAGCCGCTGTTCGACGCCGAAGACCTGCTCGGCATCGTCCCGGCCGACTTGAAGATCCCGTTCGACCCGCGCGAGGTGATCGCCCGGGTGGTGGACGGGTCGGACTTCGACGAGTTTAAGCCGCTCTACGGGACCAGCCTGGTCACCGGCTGGGCGAGCATCCACGGCTACCCGGTCGGGATCCTGGCCAACGCCCAGGGCGTGCTGTTCGGCGAGGAATCGCAGAAGGCCGCCCAGTTCATCCAGCTGGCCAACCAGATCGACACGCCGCTGGTCTTCCTGCACAACACGACCGGCTACATGGTCGGCAAGGAATACGAGCAAAGCGGCATCATCAAGCACGGCGCGCTGATGATCAACGCCGTGTCGAACTCGAAGGTGCCGCACCTGTCCGTCCTGATGGGAGCGTCCTACGGTGCCGGGCACTACGGGATGTGCGGCCGGGCCTACGATCCGCGGTTCCTGTTCGCCTGGCCGAGCGCGAAGTCCGCGGTGATGGGACCGGCCCAGCTGGCCGGCGTGCTGTCCATTGTGGCCCGTGCCGCCGCGGCGAGCCGAGGCCAGGAGTACAGCGAGGAGAACGACGCCGCGATGCGCGCCATGGTGGAAAACCAGATCGAGGCGGAATCGATGCCGATGTTCCTCTCCGGCATGCTTTACGACGACGGCATCATCGACCCGCGCGACACTCGCACGGTGCTCGGGATGAGCCTGTCGGCGATCCACAACGGACCAGTGAAGGGCGTCGAAGGCGGCTTCGGCGTCTTCCGGATGTGA
- a CDS encoding acyl-CoA dehydrogenase family protein: protein MAAGARTRHPGGAAVTVDPFRTPERAELRATVRRFVEKDVLPHLDEWERAGELPRDLHRKAGRLGLLGVAFPESAGGGDGNYLDALVVAEEMHYAGGSGGLFASLFTCGIAVPHLVEAGDPAQIERWVRPTLAGEKIGSLAVTEPDGGSDVAGIRTTAVREGDEYVVNGAKTFITSGCRADFVTTVVRTGEAGAHGLSLIVVERGTPGFTVSRKLEKMGWAASDTAELSYADVRVPVENLVGAENSGFAQVATQFVTERLSLAVQAYAHAQRALDLTLDWCRMRETFGRPLISRQLVQHKLTDMACRIDVARTYARQTAIRHVSGEEVIAEACFAKNTAVAAAEWVVNEAVQLHGGLGYMRESEVERHYRDVRILGIGGGTTEILTGLAAKRLGYTA from the coding sequence ATGGCTGCGGGCGCGCGAACTCGACATCCCGGAGGCGCTGCTGTGACCGTGGATCCGTTCCGCACGCCGGAACGCGCCGAACTGCGCGCGACGGTGCGCCGGTTCGTCGAAAAGGACGTGCTGCCGCACCTGGACGAGTGGGAGCGGGCTGGCGAGCTGCCGCGCGACCTGCATCGCAAGGCCGGCCGGCTGGGGCTGCTCGGGGTCGCGTTCCCGGAGTCCGCAGGCGGCGGCGACGGCAACTACCTCGACGCACTCGTAGTGGCCGAGGAGATGCATTACGCGGGCGGCTCCGGCGGGTTGTTCGCGTCGCTGTTCACCTGCGGGATCGCGGTGCCGCACCTCGTCGAGGCGGGCGACCCGGCGCAGATCGAACGCTGGGTGCGGCCCACGCTCGCGGGCGAGAAGATCGGTTCCCTTGCGGTCACCGAGCCGGACGGCGGATCGGACGTCGCGGGCATCCGCACGACCGCGGTGCGCGAGGGCGACGAATATGTGGTCAATGGCGCGAAAACGTTCATCACCTCGGGCTGCCGCGCGGACTTCGTCACCACGGTGGTGCGCACCGGCGAGGCGGGTGCGCACGGGCTGTCGCTGATCGTGGTGGAGCGTGGAACTCCCGGCTTCACCGTGTCGCGCAAGCTGGAGAAGATGGGCTGGGCTGCTTCGGACACCGCTGAACTGTCGTACGCGGACGTCCGGGTTCCGGTCGAGAACCTGGTGGGAGCGGAGAACAGCGGATTCGCGCAAGTGGCTACGCAGTTCGTCACCGAGCGGCTTTCCCTGGCAGTGCAGGCGTACGCGCACGCGCAGCGGGCATTGGACCTGACGCTGGACTGGTGCCGGATGCGCGAGACGTTCGGCCGTCCGCTGATCTCCCGGCAGCTGGTGCAGCACAAGCTCACCGATATGGCCTGTCGGATCGACGTCGCCCGGACCTACGCCCGGCAGACGGCGATCCGGCACGTCTCCGGCGAAGAAGTGATCGCCGAGGCGTGCTTCGCGAAGAACACCGCGGTGGCGGCCGCCGAATGGGTCGTGAACGAGGCCGTGCAGCTGCACGGCGGGCTCGGTTACATGCGCGAGTCCGAAGTGGAACGGCACTACCGCGACGTCCGCATCCTCGGCATCGGCGGCGGCACCACCGAAATCCTCACCGGACTGGCCGCGAAGCGATTGGGATACACCGCATGA
- a CDS encoding TIGR03084 family metal-binding protein translates to MADLAGILRDLAAESKAVDDLVAGLPAEGWARPTPAEGWTIAHQVAHLAWTDGKALISASRPEDWPAEVENLLSVGESYVDAGADEGAALPPAELLARWRTGREALAEALSKVPEGQKLPWYGPPMSAASMATARIMETWAHGQDIADALGVTREPTERLWHIARFGTRTRDFAYKLNSLAPPAEEFRVELTAPDGSTWAFGPEDAAQRLTGSALDFCLVATQRRHPADTDLVATGAEVEEWLGIAQAFAGPPGAGRKPGQFA, encoded by the coding sequence ATGGCTGATCTCGCCGGGATTCTCCGGGATCTCGCGGCCGAATCGAAGGCGGTCGACGACCTGGTCGCCGGGCTGCCCGCCGAGGGGTGGGCCCGGCCGACTCCGGCCGAGGGGTGGACGATCGCGCATCAGGTCGCGCATCTCGCCTGGACCGACGGCAAGGCGCTGATCTCCGCCAGCCGTCCGGAAGACTGGCCGGCCGAGGTGGAGAACCTGTTGAGCGTCGGCGAAAGCTACGTGGACGCGGGTGCCGACGAGGGAGCTGCCCTGCCGCCGGCCGAGCTGCTGGCGCGATGGCGGACCGGGCGCGAAGCGCTCGCCGAGGCGCTCAGCAAGGTTCCGGAAGGGCAGAAGCTGCCCTGGTACGGCCCGCCGATGAGCGCCGCGTCGATGGCGACCGCACGGATCATGGAGACCTGGGCGCACGGGCAGGACATCGCCGACGCGCTCGGCGTCACCCGCGAGCCCACCGAACGGCTGTGGCACATCGCCCGGTTCGGCACCCGGACCCGCGACTTCGCGTACAAGCTCAACTCGCTGGCCCCGCCGGCCGAGGAATTCCGCGTCGAGCTGACCGCGCCGGACGGCAGCACCTGGGCGTTCGGGCCGGAGGACGCGGCGCAGCGGCTCACCGGCAGCGCGCTCGACTTCTGCCTGGTCGCGACCCAGCGGCGGCATCCGGCGGACACCGACCTGGTCGCCACCGGCGCGGAGGTCGAGGAGTGGCTGGGGATCGCGCAGGCGTTCGCCGGTCCGCCGGGAGCCGGTCGCAAACCCGGGCAGTTCGCGTGA
- a CDS encoding VOC family protein: MLRGLLPPDRTGPGVAFQRSSVPVQEVPRLHLDLYAGDAADQAAEVERLVGLGAQRVDWPHHPEDPDFVVLADPDGNRFCVIDTSRG; the protein is encoded by the coding sequence ATGCTCAGGGGGCTGCTGCCTCCAGATCGAACGGGGCCGGGAGTGGCGTTCCAGCGGAGTTCGGTGCCGGTGCAGGAGGTGCCGCGGCTGCACCTGGACCTGTACGCCGGGGACGCCGCGGACCAGGCGGCCGAGGTCGAGCGGCTGGTCGGGCTGGGGGCGCAACGAGTGGACTGGCCGCACCACCCGGAGGACCCGGACTTCGTGGTGCTGGCCGATCCGGACGGCAACCGGTTCTGCGTGATCGACACCTCGCGCGGCTGA
- a CDS encoding acyl-CoA dehydrogenase family protein, protein MNAMNFVEPEERVALRKAAAELAGKYGHDYYAKKARAGEKTEELWHEAGQLGYLGVNLPEEYGGGGAGIADLAAVLEEFAAAGSPLLLMVVSPAIVGTVLSRFGTPDQKKQWLPGMADGSKKIVFAITEPDAGSNSHRITTTARRDGDDWVLSGRKVYISGVDEADAVLVVGRTEDAKTGRLKPALYVVPTDAPGFEYRKIDMDIVAPENQFSLFLDDVRLPAEALVGEEDAAIAQLFAGLNPERIMGAAFSLGTARYALDKAVGYANTRQVWGAPIGSHQGLAHPLAQVKIELELAKLMTQKAASLYDAGDDFASGESANMAKYAAAEAAIHAVDQAVQTHGGNGLATEYGLGTLVTAVRLGRIAPVSREMVLNFVGQHSLGLPKSY, encoded by the coding sequence ATGAACGCGATGAACTTCGTCGAGCCCGAGGAGCGGGTCGCGCTGCGGAAAGCCGCGGCGGAGCTGGCGGGCAAGTACGGGCACGACTACTACGCGAAGAAAGCCCGGGCGGGCGAGAAGACCGAAGAGCTGTGGCACGAGGCCGGCCAGCTCGGCTACCTGGGCGTGAACCTGCCGGAGGAGTACGGCGGCGGCGGTGCGGGCATCGCCGATCTCGCGGCGGTGCTGGAAGAGTTCGCGGCCGCCGGTTCGCCGCTGCTGCTGATGGTGGTGTCGCCGGCGATCGTCGGGACGGTGCTGTCGCGGTTCGGCACACCGGACCAGAAGAAGCAGTGGCTGCCCGGGATGGCGGACGGCAGCAAGAAGATCGTCTTCGCGATCACCGAACCGGACGCCGGCTCGAACTCGCACCGGATCACCACGACCGCCCGCCGCGACGGCGACGATTGGGTCCTGTCCGGCCGCAAGGTGTACATCTCGGGCGTCGACGAGGCGGACGCGGTGCTCGTCGTGGGCCGCACCGAGGACGCGAAGACCGGACGGCTGAAGCCGGCCCTGTACGTGGTGCCGACCGACGCGCCCGGGTTCGAGTACCGCAAGATCGACATGGACATCGTCGCTCCGGAGAACCAGTTCTCGCTGTTCCTGGACGACGTGCGGCTGCCCGCGGAAGCCCTGGTCGGCGAAGAGGACGCGGCCATCGCACAGCTGTTCGCCGGCCTGAACCCGGAACGGATCATGGGCGCGGCGTTCTCGCTGGGCACCGCGCGGTACGCCCTCGACAAGGCCGTCGGCTACGCCAACACCCGGCAGGTGTGGGGCGCGCCGATCGGCTCGCACCAGGGGCTCGCGCACCCGCTCGCACAGGTGAAGATCGAGCTTGAGCTGGCGAAACTGATGACGCAGAAGGCTGCGTCGCTGTACGACGCCGGGGACGATTTCGCGTCCGGCGAGTCGGCGAACATGGCGAAGTACGCCGCTGCGGAGGCCGCTATCCACGCGGTCGACCAGGCGGTGCAGACGCACGGCGGGAACGGGCTGGCGACCGAGTACGGTCTCGGAACGCTCGTGACGGCGGTGCGACTGGGCCGGATCGCGCCGGTGAGCCGCGAGATGGTGCTGAATTTCGTGGGGCAGCACAGCCTTGGGCTGCCGAAGTCGTACTGA